The window AATATAATCACCACAGTCAGGTGAGCCGAGCAGGTGGAAAAGGCTTTGTGTCTCCCTTTTGTAGAAGGAATCCTGAAGATTGCAACAAGTATGAAAATGTAAGAGATGGAAATTGATATTAAAGGAATAACTAGAAAGATGATGTTTGATCCTACTATGCTAAAAATATTGACGGAAATATCTCCACAGGCCAATTTCAGGATAGCCAGAATCTCACATAAAAAATGATCAATGATGTCCACACAAAATCTTAACTGAACTGCAAGAGAagtttggatcactgaatcaagAACCCCTGCTGCCCAGGACACAGATGCCATTGACACATAAATACTCTTGCTCATGATGACAGGATATCTTAGGGGCTTGCAGATGGCCACGTAACGGTCAAATGCCATCATGCTTAGGAGCACACATTCAGTTACACCCATTGCAAAGGATAGAAACATTTGCATTGcacagctggagaaggaaatggctttcCTTGGAGTAAGAAAACTGTTTAGAATCAGAGGCACA of the Sarcophilus harrisii chromosome 1, mSarHar1.11, whole genome shotgun sequence genome contains:
- the LOC100915753 gene encoding olfactory receptor 13C8-like, with protein sequence MEGTNQTTVTELILLGLSDYPKLETIFFVLVLWMYLVILVGNGVLIIVTIYDSHLHTPMYFFLGNLSFLDICYTTSTVPLILNSFLTPRKAISFSSCAMQMFLSFAMGVTECVLLSMMAFDRYVAICKPLRYPVIMSKSIYVSMASVSWAAGVLDSVIQTSLAVQLRFCVDIIDHFLCEILAILKLACGDISVNIFSIVGSNIIFLVIPLISISISYIFILVAIFRIPSTKGRHKAFSTCSAHLTVVIIFYGTIFFMYAKPKSQDSLRGGSDITDKFITLFYGVVTPMLNPIIYSLRNKDVKVAMKNILCQNSFH